From a region of the Zingiber officinale cultivar Zhangliang chromosome 4B, Zo_v1.1, whole genome shotgun sequence genome:
- the LOC121975629 gene encoding protein HOTHEAD-like: protein MELLIKLLLLFLTALKTTQGSDSCNEVKHGHGYPYLHEASSFSQAEEEGFDYIIVGGGTSGCPLAATLSRNYSVLVLERGGSPYGNPNISHMQNFHIGLSDTSPSAPSQPFISTDGVINTRARVLGGGTCINAGFYTRASQRYVKTVGWDAKLVNESYPWVEQRIVHWPEVAPWQAALRDGLLEAGVAPFNGYTYNHLYGTKIGGIIFDKDGFRHTAADLLAAGNNDNLKVLLHATVERIIFERRGRRRRPTAVGVEFKDNSGKRHRALLNGGRQSEVILSAGAIGSPQLLQLSGVGPRKELKKLGIPVVIDNLHVGKGMADNPLNSIFMPTKKPVRQSLIQTVGITHPGVFIEASSGFSQSPNSIKCHHGIMSAEIGQLSTIPPGQRSLEAVQKYKREIKKNLPKEAFQGGFILEKISGPLSHGGLRLVNGDVHTPPVVTFNYFSHPEDLQRCVYGVRSIERVVQTKRFADLTVNDAYTMEALLNMSVQANVNLIPKHTNDTASVEQFCRDTVTTIWHYHGGCHIGKVVDGEYRVIGAARLRVVDGSTFNKSPGTNPQATVMMMGRYMGVKILRKRLGRAAGV, encoded by the exons ATGGAGCTCTTGATCAAGTTGTTGTTGCTCTTTCTCACTGCCCTGAAAACAACACAAG GAAGTGATTCCTGCAACGAAGTGAAGCACGGACATGGTTACCCTTACCTGCACGAAGCGAGCAGCTTCTCGCAGGCAGAAGAGGAGGGATTCGACTACATAATTGTTGGCGGCGGAACCAGCGGGTGCCCCTTGGCGGCCACCCTCTCGAGGAACTACAGCGTGCTGGTGCTGGAGCGGGGCGGTTCCCCGTACGGCAACCCCAACATCTCTCACATGCAGAACTTCCACATCGGCCTCTCGGACACCTCCCCTTCTGCTCCGTCTCAGCCCTTCATTTCCACCGACGGCGTTATCAACACTCGGGCGCGGGTGCTGGGCGGCGGCACCTGCATCAACGCCGGCTTCTACACCAGAGCCAGTCAACG CTACGTGAAGACAGTGGGGTGGGACGCGAAGCTGGTGAACGAGTCGTACCCGTGGGTGGAGCAGAGGATCGTCCACTGGCCGGAGGTCGCGCCGTGGCAGGCGGCGCTCCGAGACGGCCTGCTCGAGGCCGGCGTTGCGCCATTCAATGGCTACACCTACAACCACCTCTACGGCACCAAGATCGGCGGCATCATCTTCGACAAGGACGGTTTCCGCCACACCGCTGCCGACCTCCTCGCCGCCGGGAACAACGACAACCTCAAGGTCCTCCTCCACGCCaccgtcgagaggatcatcttcGAACGAAGGG ggcggcggcggcggccgacgGCGGTGGGCGTCGAGTTCAAGGACAATTCCGGCAAGCGCCACCGGGCTCTCCTCAACGGAGGGAGACAGAGCGAGGTCATTCTGTCGGCGGGGGCCATCGGCAGCCCGCAGTTGTTGCAGCTGAGCGGGGTCGGGCCGAGGAAGGAACTCAAGAAGCTCGGTATTCCGGTAGTGATCGACAACCTGCACGTCGGGAAGGGGATGGCTGACAACCCGCTCAACTCTATCTTCATGCCGACGAAGAAGCCAGTGCGGCAGTCGCTGATCCAGACTGTCGGCATCACCCACCCCGGCGTCTTCATCGAGGCCAGCAGCGGCTTCAGCCAGTCGCCGAACAGCATCAAGTGCCACCACGGCATCATGTCGGCTGAG ATTGGGCAGCTCTCGACGATTCCACCAGGACAGAGGAGCCTCGAGGCGGTGCAAAAGTACAAGAGAGAGATAAAGAAAAACCTGCCGAAGGAGGCGTTTCAGGGCGGCTTCATACTGGAGAAGATCAGCGGGCCGCTTTCTCATGGCGGCCTTCGCCTCGTCAACGGCGACGTCCACACGCCCCCGGTCGTAACCTTCAACTACTTCAGCCATCCGGAGGACCTCCAGCGGTGCGTGTACGGGGTGCGCAGCATCGAGCGGGTGGTGCAAACCAAGCGCTTCGCCGACCTCACCGTCAACGACGCCTACACGATGGAGGCGCTGCTGAACATGAGCGTGCAGGCGAACGTGAACCTGATCCCCAAGCACACCAACGACACCGCCTCCGTGGAGCAGTTCTGCAGGGATACCGTCACCACCATTTGGCACTACCACGGCGGTTGTCACATCGGGAAGGTGGTCGACGGAGAGTACAGGGTGATTGGTGCCGCTAGGCTCCGGGTGGTGGACGGTTCCACGTTTAACAAGTCGCCCGGGACGAACCCACAGGCCACCGTCATGATGATGGGAAG ATACATGGGAGTGAAGATACTGAGGAAGAGACTGGGAAGAGCAGCAGGTGTCTGA
- the LOC121975631 gene encoding histidinol dehydrogenase, chloroplastic isoform X1 → MESKILSLSRNNQFLGTPILHQFLQPSLSYLKYNLCSLPKGFKATITKCAMKSYKLSDLAHNEVKSLKARPRIDFSSIFSVVEPIVDDVRCRGDASVIDYTARFDKVVLDKVVELVSDLPDPELDPAVREAFDVAYDNIYAFHAAQKIPEKEIENMKGVRCKRITRCIASVGLYVPGGTAVLPSTALMLSVPAQIAGCKTIVLATPPGRDGSICKEVLYCAKKAGVTHILKAGGAQAISAMAWGTSSCPKVEKIFGPGNQYVTAAKMILQNSEAMVSIDMPAGPSEVLVIADRHANPVHIAADLLSQAEHGPDSQVVLVIAGDGVNVDAILAEVSKQCDSLPRGEFASKALSHSFVVFARDMVEAISFSNMYAPEHLIINVEDAERWEGLIENAGSVFLGQWTPESVGDYASGTNHVLPTYGYARMYSGVSLNSFLKYITVQSLTEEGLRKLGPYVATMAEVEGLEAHKRAVTLRLQDIEAPLPA, encoded by the exons ATGGAGAGTAAAATTTTATCTTTGTCAAGGAATAATCAATTTCTTGGAACTCCTATCCTTCACCAGTTCCTGCAACCTTCTCTTAGCTACTTGAAGTATAACCTTTGCTCTTTGCCAAAAG GATTTAAAGCTACAATTACTAAGTGTGCGATGAAATCTTATAAGCTTTCTGATCTTGCACACAATGAGGTTAAATCTCTCAAAGCTCGTCCGCGTATTGATTTTTCATCGATTTTCAGCGTA GTTGAACCAATTGTGGATGATGTACGATGCAGAGGAGATGCTTCTGTAATAGA TTATACTGCAAGATTCGACAAAGTTGTACTTGATAAAGTTGTTGAGCTTGTTTCTGATCTTCCAGATCCCGAG CTTGATCCTGCAGTAAGAGAAGCGTTTGATGTGGCCTATGACAATATTTACGCATTTCATGCTGCTCAAAAGATTCCTGAGAAGGAGATTGAGAATATGAAA GGGGTGAGGTGCAAAAGAATAACACGGTGCATTGCATCTGTTGGCCTTTATGTTCCAGGGGGTACTGCAGTCTTACCCTCAACTGCTTTGATGCTCTCAGTG CCTGCACAGATTGCTGGGTGCAAAACCATTGTTCTGGCAACTCCGCCTGGTCGTGATGGTAGTATTTGCAAG GAAGTATTATATTGTGCAAAGAAAGCTGGCGTCACCCACATTCTAAAAGCTGGGGGAGCTCAG GCGATCTCAGCAATGGCTTGGGGAACATCATCTTGCCCAAAG GTTGAAAAAATTTTTGGGCCAGGAAATCAATATGTTACTGCTGCAAAAATGATTCTTCAA AATAGTGAAGCCATGGTTTCCATTGATATGCCTGCTGGCCCTTCAGAGGTGCTGGTCATCGCCGACAGGCATGCCAATCCAGTTCATATAGCTGCAGATCTACTCTCTCAG GCAGAACATGGTCCTGACAGTCAGGTAGTTCTTGTCATTGCTGGAGATGGTGTCAATGTTGATGCAATTTTAGCTGAAGTGAGCAAACAATGTGATAGCCTTCCTAGGGGAGAATTTGCTTCAAAAGCACTTAGTCATAGTTTTGTTGTATTTGCCAGAGACATGGTTGAG GCAATTTCCTTCTCAAACATGTATGCTCCTGAGCATTTGATCATCAACGTTGAGGATGCCGAAAGGTGGGAGGGCTTGATTGAGAATGCAG GTTCAGTCTTTTTAGGACAGTGGACACCCGAAAGTGTTGGCGACTATGCAAGCGGAACCAACCATGTCCTTCCAACTTATGGGTATGCAAGAATGTACAGTGGTGTATCGTTAAACTCATTTCTCAAATACATAACTGTGCAGTCCCTGACTGAGGAAGGACTCAGAAAGCTTGGACCCTATGTAGCCACTATGGCAGAAGTTGAAGGACTAGAGGCTCACAAGAGGGCCGTCACCCTTAGGCTTCAGGACATTGAAGCCCCTTTGCCTGCTTAG
- the LOC121975631 gene encoding histidinol dehydrogenase, chloroplastic isoform X3: protein MKSYKLSDLAHNEVKSLKARPRIDFSSIFSVVEPIVDDVRCRGDASVIDYTARFDKVVLDKVVELVSDLPDPELDPAVREAFDVAYDNIYAFHAAQKIPEKEIENMKGVRCKRITRCIASVGLYVPGGTAVLPSTALMLSVPAQIAGCKTIVLATPPGRDGSICKEVLYCAKKAGVTHILKAGGAQAISAMAWGTSSCPKVEKIFGPGNQYVTAAKMILQNSEAMVSIDMPAGPSEVLVIADRHANPVHIAADLLSQAEHGPDSQVVLVIAGDGVNVDAILAEVSKQCDSLPRGEFASKALSHSFVVFARDMVEAISFSNMYAPEHLIINVEDAERWEGLIENAGSVFLGQWTPESVGDYASGTNHVLPTYGYARMYSGVSLNSFLKYITVQSLTEEGLRKLGPYVATMAEVEGLEAHKRAVTLRLQDIEAPLPA from the exons ATGAAATCTTATAAGCTTTCTGATCTTGCACACAATGAGGTTAAATCTCTCAAAGCTCGTCCGCGTATTGATTTTTCATCGATTTTCAGCGTA GTTGAACCAATTGTGGATGATGTACGATGCAGAGGAGATGCTTCTGTAATAGA TTATACTGCAAGATTCGACAAAGTTGTACTTGATAAAGTTGTTGAGCTTGTTTCTGATCTTCCAGATCCCGAG CTTGATCCTGCAGTAAGAGAAGCGTTTGATGTGGCCTATGACAATATTTACGCATTTCATGCTGCTCAAAAGATTCCTGAGAAGGAGATTGAGAATATGAAA GGGGTGAGGTGCAAAAGAATAACACGGTGCATTGCATCTGTTGGCCTTTATGTTCCAGGGGGTACTGCAGTCTTACCCTCAACTGCTTTGATGCTCTCAGTG CCTGCACAGATTGCTGGGTGCAAAACCATTGTTCTGGCAACTCCGCCTGGTCGTGATGGTAGTATTTGCAAG GAAGTATTATATTGTGCAAAGAAAGCTGGCGTCACCCACATTCTAAAAGCTGGGGGAGCTCAG GCGATCTCAGCAATGGCTTGGGGAACATCATCTTGCCCAAAG GTTGAAAAAATTTTTGGGCCAGGAAATCAATATGTTACTGCTGCAAAAATGATTCTTCAA AATAGTGAAGCCATGGTTTCCATTGATATGCCTGCTGGCCCTTCAGAGGTGCTGGTCATCGCCGACAGGCATGCCAATCCAGTTCATATAGCTGCAGATCTACTCTCTCAG GCAGAACATGGTCCTGACAGTCAGGTAGTTCTTGTCATTGCTGGAGATGGTGTCAATGTTGATGCAATTTTAGCTGAAGTGAGCAAACAATGTGATAGCCTTCCTAGGGGAGAATTTGCTTCAAAAGCACTTAGTCATAGTTTTGTTGTATTTGCCAGAGACATGGTTGAG GCAATTTCCTTCTCAAACATGTATGCTCCTGAGCATTTGATCATCAACGTTGAGGATGCCGAAAGGTGGGAGGGCTTGATTGAGAATGCAG GTTCAGTCTTTTTAGGACAGTGGACACCCGAAAGTGTTGGCGACTATGCAAGCGGAACCAACCATGTCCTTCCAACTTATGGGTATGCAAGAATGTACAGTGGTGTATCGTTAAACTCATTTCTCAAATACATAACTGTGCAGTCCCTGACTGAGGAAGGACTCAGAAAGCTTGGACCCTATGTAGCCACTATGGCAGAAGTTGAAGGACTAGAGGCTCACAAGAGGGCCGTCACCCTTAGGCTTCAGGACATTGAAGCCCCTTTGCCTGCTTAG
- the LOC121975631 gene encoding histidinol dehydrogenase, chloroplastic isoform X2: MESKILSLSRNNQFLGTPILHQFLQPSLSYLKYNLCSLPKGFKATITKCAMKSYKLSDLAHNEVKSLKARPRIDFSSIFSVVEPIVDDVRCRGDASVIDYTARFDKVVLDKVVELVSDLPDPELDPAVREAFDVAYDNIYAFHAAQKIPEKEIENMKGVRCKRITRCIASVGLYVPGGTAVLPSTALMLSVPAQIAGCKTIVLATPPGRDGSICKEVLYCAKKAGVTHILKAGGAQAISAMAWGTSSCPKVEKIFGPGNQYVTAAKMILQNSEAMVSIDMPAGPSEVLVIADRHANPVHIAADLLSQAEHGPDSQVVLVIAGDGVNVDAILAEVSKQCDSLPRGEFASKALSHSFVVFARDMVEAISFSNMYAPEHLIINVEDAERWEGLIENAGSVFLGQWTPESVGDYASGTNHVLPTYGP; the protein is encoded by the exons ATGGAGAGTAAAATTTTATCTTTGTCAAGGAATAATCAATTTCTTGGAACTCCTATCCTTCACCAGTTCCTGCAACCTTCTCTTAGCTACTTGAAGTATAACCTTTGCTCTTTGCCAAAAG GATTTAAAGCTACAATTACTAAGTGTGCGATGAAATCTTATAAGCTTTCTGATCTTGCACACAATGAGGTTAAATCTCTCAAAGCTCGTCCGCGTATTGATTTTTCATCGATTTTCAGCGTA GTTGAACCAATTGTGGATGATGTACGATGCAGAGGAGATGCTTCTGTAATAGA TTATACTGCAAGATTCGACAAAGTTGTACTTGATAAAGTTGTTGAGCTTGTTTCTGATCTTCCAGATCCCGAG CTTGATCCTGCAGTAAGAGAAGCGTTTGATGTGGCCTATGACAATATTTACGCATTTCATGCTGCTCAAAAGATTCCTGAGAAGGAGATTGAGAATATGAAA GGGGTGAGGTGCAAAAGAATAACACGGTGCATTGCATCTGTTGGCCTTTATGTTCCAGGGGGTACTGCAGTCTTACCCTCAACTGCTTTGATGCTCTCAGTG CCTGCACAGATTGCTGGGTGCAAAACCATTGTTCTGGCAACTCCGCCTGGTCGTGATGGTAGTATTTGCAAG GAAGTATTATATTGTGCAAAGAAAGCTGGCGTCACCCACATTCTAAAAGCTGGGGGAGCTCAG GCGATCTCAGCAATGGCTTGGGGAACATCATCTTGCCCAAAG GTTGAAAAAATTTTTGGGCCAGGAAATCAATATGTTACTGCTGCAAAAATGATTCTTCAA AATAGTGAAGCCATGGTTTCCATTGATATGCCTGCTGGCCCTTCAGAGGTGCTGGTCATCGCCGACAGGCATGCCAATCCAGTTCATATAGCTGCAGATCTACTCTCTCAG GCAGAACATGGTCCTGACAGTCAGGTAGTTCTTGTCATTGCTGGAGATGGTGTCAATGTTGATGCAATTTTAGCTGAAGTGAGCAAACAATGTGATAGCCTTCCTAGGGGAGAATTTGCTTCAAAAGCACTTAGTCATAGTTTTGTTGTATTTGCCAGAGACATGGTTGAG GCAATTTCCTTCTCAAACATGTATGCTCCTGAGCATTTGATCATCAACGTTGAGGATGCCGAAAGGTGGGAGGGCTTGATTGAGAATGCAG GTTCAGTCTTTTTAGGACAGTGGACACCCGAAAGTGTTGGCGACTATGCAAGCGGAACCAACCATGTCCTTCCAACTTATGG TCCCTGA